The following coding sequences lie in one Microvirga sp. 17 mud 1-3 genomic window:
- a CDS encoding chemotaxis protein CheW has product MAKSLRRKLRQISRTGTLSAEERMRHILDERTQRLAARRNGETVSASETLRVLACKAGREHFGIPIEAVAEILPFQACLPVPDGPAALVGLLGRNGQLVSVIDLSAALGMAPSSEEGGRHLIILRRSSPRIALRVDRAEGVETVTPISQEDGRSFRNEAVIGYAEFGSDVADQERILSLLDMDRLLRPFLPSLPVSPASGV; this is encoded by the coding sequence ATGGCGAAGTCCCTGAGGCGCAAGCTGAGGCAGATCAGCCGAACCGGCACCCTCTCGGCCGAGGAGAGGATGCGCCATATCCTCGACGAAAGGACGCAGCGCCTGGCGGCGCGCCGGAATGGCGAGACCGTCTCGGCCTCGGAGACCCTGAGGGTCCTCGCCTGCAAAGCCGGCCGCGAGCATTTTGGAATCCCGATCGAGGCCGTGGCGGAGATCCTGCCCTTCCAGGCCTGCCTCCCCGTCCCCGACGGACCGGCCGCCCTGGTTGGCCTCCTGGGCCGAAACGGGCAGCTCGTCAGCGTCATCGACCTGAGTGCCGCCCTCGGCATGGCCCCGTCCTCGGAAGAGGGGGGTCGACATCTCATTATCCTGCGCCGTTCCTCCCCGAGGATTGCCCTGCGCGTCGACCGCGCCGAGGGGGTAGAAACGGTAACGCCAATTTCTCAAGAGGACGGCCGCAGCTTCCGGAACGAGGCCGTCATCGGCTATGCCGAATTCGGATCCGACGTTGCAGACCAGGAAAGAATCCTATCTCTTCTGGACATGGATCGCCTG